The following proteins are co-located in the Vigna angularis cultivar LongXiaoDou No.4 chromosome 2, ASM1680809v1, whole genome shotgun sequence genome:
- the LOC108328048 gene encoding probable sodium/metabolite cotransporter BASS3, chloroplastic has product MATIPIACSTNLRLLPFQPSSRSVTSLSQRTVQRGGAASSFGCSTSQFRHRIEFRFLRRQPGKFPLLSLGTDEGNAVGEGRKRDLSQLLSALLPVVVAATAVAALAQPSTFTWVSKELYAPALGGIMLSIGIRLSVDDFALAIKRPLPLTVGLIAQYMLKPVLGVFVAKAFGLSRMFYAGFVLTACVSGAQLSNYANFLSKGDVALGILLTSYTTVASVVVTPLLTGLLIGSVMPVDAVAMSKSILQVVLVPVTLGLLLNAYAKPVVSVLQPVMPFVAMFCTSLCIGGPLALNRSQILSGEGLRLVFPVLTFHVVAFILGYWFSKIPPLRQEEQVSRTISLCTGMQSSTLAGLLATQFLDSSQAVPPACSVIAMAIIGLCLASFWGNGFVIRNLLPLPPQRTNSALKA; this is encoded by the exons ATGGCCACAATTCCCATCGCCTGTTCCACAAACCTCCGCCTCTTGCCCTTCCAGCCTTCCTCGCGCTCCGTCACCTCCCTTTCGCAGCGGACCGTTCAGAGAGGTGGCGCTGCGTCGAGCTTCGGGTGCTCCACCTCGCAGTTCCGCCACAGAATCGAGTTCCGCTTCCTCCGAAGACAACCGGGGAAGTTCCCGCTGCTCTCTCTCGGCACTGACGAGGGAAACGCCGTTGGGGAAGGGAGAAAAAGAGACTTGTCTCAGCTTCTGTCCGCATTGCTTCCCGTTGTTGTTGCTGCCACTGCCGTTGCCGCTCTCGCTCAACCTTCTACCTTCACTTG GGTATCTAAAGAGTTATATGCACCTGCTCTTGGTGGGATTATGTTGTCTATTGGAATAAGACTATCAGTAGATGATTTTGCTCTTGCAATTAAGAG ACCTTTGCCACTTACCGTTGGGTTAATTGCACAATATATGCTTAAGCCTGTTCTTGGGGTCTTCGTTGCGAAGGCTTTTGGTTTGTCTAGgatgttttatgcaggttttgtCCTCACAGCTTGTGTTTCTGGGGCTCAGCTATCCAACTATGCAAACTTTTTAAGCAAAGGGGATGTAGCCCTGGGCATTCTTCTCACAAGCTATACCACAGTTGCATCAGTTGTTGTTACACCACTGTTAACTGGTCTTCTGATTGGTTCAGTGATGCCAGTTGATGCAGTTGCCATGTCAAAGTCAATTTTGCAG GTTGTTCTTGTTCCGGTGACCCTTGGTCTTCTCCTCAATGCATATGCAAAGCCAGTTGTATCTGTTCTTCAACCTGTGATGCCATTTGTTGCTATGTTTTGTACTTCGCTGTGCATTGGCGGCCCTCTTGCTTTAAATAGGAGTCAAATTTTGTCAGGCGAAGGTCTCCGATTGGTTTTTCCAGTATTAACATTCCATGTCGTTGCCTTCATTTTAGGGTATTGGTTCTCCAAGATTCCACCGTTGAG GCAAGAAGAACAGGTGAGCAGGACCATTTCACTGTGCACTGGAATGCAGAGTTCCACTCTTGCAGGCCTTCTTGCAACCCAATTTTTGGATAGTAGTCAGGCAGTTCCTCCTGCATGTTCTGTCATTGCCATGGCTATAATTGGTCTCTGTCTTGCCTCTTTTTGGGGAAATGGCTTTGTAATTAGAAATCTATTACCACTTCCTCCACAAAGAACCAATTCTGCTCTTAAAgcataa